One window of Candidatus Hydrogenedentota bacterium genomic DNA carries:
- a CDS encoding Gfo/Idh/MocA family oxidoreductase yields MSSTGQSAGRPSRRTFLRGAAALAAFSALPRGARAQGKTPANEKLNVALIGVGWQGIYNLEVFLQDPDARVVAVCDVNEEGNYIGRGIAGREPGRRMANDYYGHTGRPEDGCAAYTDFRQMLDEREDIDAVVITVPDHVHAVAALAAMRKGKHVFCEKPLAHSVAEVRAMTQAARDAKVATQMGNWGHAKEDIRLVCEWIWDGAIGEVREVHAWTNRPGGWWPHGIDRPEDTPPVPPGLDWEGWIGPAPYRPYHPAYLPFIWRGWWDFGSGALGDMGCHILDPVVWALKLGSPETVEASSVRLPSKATPHAMEYAKGRLHPETTTAAASVRWTFPAREGMPPLVLTWHDGGLMPPRPDELEPGRPMGDGDGGVLFIGDKGKLMCGCYGSDPQLLPKARMDAYTRPPQTLKRSPGHYREFVLACRGGEPAAANFDYSGPLTEIVTLGIAAIRADAKLRWDPEKMEFVNAPEASRLLHPTFREGWSLSG; encoded by the coding sequence ATGTCGTCCACGGGGCAGTCAGCGGGCAGGCCGTCGCGCCGGACCTTTTTGCGGGGGGCTGCGGCGCTGGCCGCGTTCTCCGCCCTGCCCCGCGGCGCGCGGGCGCAGGGCAAGACCCCGGCGAATGAGAAGCTCAACGTGGCCCTCATTGGGGTGGGGTGGCAGGGCATCTACAATCTTGAGGTGTTTCTGCAGGATCCGGACGCGCGGGTGGTGGCGGTGTGCGACGTGAACGAGGAGGGAAACTACATCGGGCGCGGCATCGCCGGCCGCGAGCCGGGCCGCCGCATGGCGAACGACTATTACGGCCACACGGGCCGGCCGGAGGACGGCTGCGCGGCGTACACGGACTTCCGGCAGATGCTGGACGAGCGCGAGGACATTGACGCGGTGGTGATCACCGTCCCGGACCACGTGCACGCCGTCGCGGCCCTCGCCGCCATGCGGAAGGGGAAGCATGTCTTCTGCGAGAAGCCGCTGGCCCACTCCGTGGCCGAGGTGCGCGCCATGACCCAGGCCGCGCGGGACGCCAAGGTCGCCACGCAGATGGGCAACTGGGGCCACGCGAAGGAGGACATCCGCCTCGTCTGCGAGTGGATCTGGGACGGCGCGATCGGCGAGGTCCGCGAGGTGCACGCCTGGACCAACCGCCCCGGCGGCTGGTGGCCCCACGGCATTGACCGTCCCGAGGACACGCCGCCGGTTCCGCCGGGACTCGACTGGGAGGGCTGGATCGGCCCGGCGCCATACCGCCCCTACCATCCCGCCTATCTGCCCTTCATCTGGCGCGGCTGGTGGGATTTCGGCTCCGGCGCCCTGGGCGACATGGGCTGCCACATTCTCGACCCCGTGGTGTGGGCCCTGAAACTGGGCAGTCCGGAAACGGTCGAGGCCAGCTCCGTGCGGCTGCCGTCCAAGGCGACCCCCCACGCCATGGAATACGCCAAGGGCCGGTTGCATCCCGAGACCACCACGGCGGCGGCCAGTGTCCGCTGGACCTTTCCCGCGCGGGAGGGCATGCCGCCCCTGGTGCTGACCTGGCATGACGGCGGGCTCATGCCGCCGCGTCCGGACGAGCTGGAGCCGGGCCGCCCCATGGGCGACGGGGACGGCGGCGTGCTGTTCATCGGCGACAAGGGCAAGCTCATGTGCGGGTGCTACGGCAGCGACCCGCAACTGCTCCCGAAGGCGCGCATGGACGCCTACACGCGCCCGCCCCAGACCCTAAAACGCTCGCCCGGCCATTACCGTGAGTTTGTGCTGGCCTGCCGGGGCGGCGAGCCTGCGGCGGCCAACTTCGACTACAGCGGCCCCCTGACCGAGATTGTCACCCTGGGCATTGCGGCCATCCGCGCCGACGCGAAACTCCGGTGGGACCCCGAAAAGATGGAGTTCGTCAACGCGCCGGAGGCAAGCCGCCTCCTGCACCC
- a CDS encoding sugar phosphate isomerase/epimerase, which produces MNTSRRGFLAGAATAGLAAAALSARAQDAPAKRWKCGLGLNGFSSSADTFKKNYPIWEVMDFAAKAGFDGIELVDGWPMGGYPGPDEAGRIAALRRMYEQYGLQVYSMQTGGGDAHAADADRRKAWLARFRDDLRLCRALGGDFLGVWPGGGLEGNRNVDQAIDRLAGSYREAAKICADEGTFFSFEVEPPFIFNTQDHLQRILAAVDHPACRTNYDPSHFDLMSGSRGKPEEMLRAVGVQHIGHIHLTDSDGTIFGVTSKHLPCGEGHCDIAASLDALWEGGYSGWVMIDGWMIEDVYRAATKGKEAIDAALKRHGAV; this is translated from the coding sequence ATGAACACATCACGTCGGGGGTTTCTGGCGGGGGCGGCGACGGCGGGGCTGGCGGCGGCGGCGTTGTCCGCGCGGGCGCAGGACGCCCCCGCGAAGCGGTGGAAGTGCGGGCTGGGGCTGAACGGGTTCTCTTCGTCCGCGGACACCTTCAAGAAGAACTACCCGATCTGGGAAGTGATGGACTTCGCGGCCAAGGCCGGATTTGACGGCATCGAGCTGGTGGACGGGTGGCCCATGGGCGGGTATCCCGGGCCCGACGAGGCGGGGCGCATCGCGGCCCTGCGCCGGATGTATGAGCAGTACGGCCTGCAGGTGTACAGCATGCAGACCGGCGGCGGGGACGCCCACGCGGCGGACGCCGACCGGCGCAAGGCGTGGCTGGCGCGCTTCCGCGACGACCTGCGGCTCTGCAGGGCCTTGGGCGGAGATTTCCTCGGCGTGTGGCCCGGCGGCGGCCTGGAGGGCAACCGGAACGTGGACCAGGCGATTGACCGGCTCGCCGGGAGCTACCGCGAGGCGGCCAAAATCTGCGCCGACGAGGGCACGTTCTTTTCCTTCGAGGTCGAGCCGCCGTTCATCTTCAACACGCAGGACCACCTCCAGCGGATCCTCGCGGCGGTGGACCACCCCGCCTGCAGGACCAACTACGACCCCAGCCACTTTGACCTCATGTCGGGAAGCAGGGGGAAGCCCGAGGAGATGCTGCGCGCCGTGGGCGTGCAGCACATCGGCCACATTCACCTCACCGACAGCGACGGCACCATCTTCGGCGTCACGTCCAAACACCTCCCCTGCGGCGAGGGCCACTGTGACATCGCCGCCTCCCTCGATGCCCTGTGGGAGGGCGGCTACTCCGGCTGGGTCATGATAGACGGCTGGATGATTGAGGACGTCTACCGCGCCGCCACCAAGGGCAAAGAGGCCATAGACGCCGCCCTTAAGCGCCACGGCGCGGTGTAG